A window of the bacterium genome harbors these coding sequences:
- a CDS encoding class I SAM-dependent methyltransferase, whose protein sequence is MRQQIAASRVKISTLEDWHFWFAGRRNLVLSLIERFIKISNLQTLDVGCGTGSLVEKLRELGAKAFGVDLSVIYMISKGHRNLSEAKAEALPFADNNFELVTVCDVLEHLDDVSAIREIYRVMKPTGRAIITVPAHMWLWSYRDEVAQHLRRYSVQELKTKLEDAGLKIVHLQFYQSLLLPAFIFSRLIAKLFKRTTDHEEKISPLTNYVLKLLNALELKLSNYIILPWGSSIVVIAEKQLPH, encoded by the coding sequence ATGCGTCAACAAATAGCCGCCAGCAGAGTTAAGATTTCAACACTTGAAGATTGGCACTTTTGGTTTGCGGGGCGGCGCAATTTAGTGCTCAGCTTAATTGAGCGCTTTATTAAAATTTCCAATTTACAAACATTAGATGTTGGTTGCGGGACCGGGAGCCTAGTCGAAAAGTTACGCGAGCTTGGCGCCAAGGCGTTTGGCGTAGATCTGAGCGTGATCTACATGATTTCTAAAGGTCATAGAAATCTTTCCGAAGCAAAAGCTGAAGCTTTACCCTTTGCTGACAATAACTTTGAGTTAGTGACTGTTTGCGATGTCTTGGAACATTTAGACGACGTCTCAGCGATTCGTGAGATCTACCGTGTAATGAAGCCAACTGGAAGGGCGATCATTACAGTTCCCGCCCACATGTGGCTCTGGAGTTACCGTGATGAAGTAGCTCAGCATTTACGTCGCTATTCAGTTCAAGAGCTTAAAACAAAACTCGAAGATGCTGGGCTAAAGATCGTTCATTTGCAGTTTTATCAAAGCTTACTTTTACCCGCGTTCATTTTTTCTCGCCTGATTGCCAAGTTATTCAAACGCACAACCGACCATGAAGAAAAGATTAGTCCACTGACAAATTATGTTCTGAAGTTACTTAATGCCTTGGAACTAAAGCTCTCAAATTACATAATTCTTCCTTGGGGTTCGTCAATTGTTGTCATTGCTGAAAAGCAATTACCGCACTAA